The following are encoded in a window of Phaseolus vulgaris cultivar G19833 chromosome 3, P. vulgaris v2.0, whole genome shotgun sequence genomic DNA:
- the LOC137806720 gene encoding probable F-box protein At4g22030, whose protein sequence is MASLRTTPILSLSSSSVRKVNASIPSPLTYSVPKLPSRTLKIHQLHGSKDTIPLEKNLITTQIYEDLYSPTNKSNNLTVQLYAILEEVADRIQMHTNIGEQRNNWNTLLLNSVNMITLTATAMAGVAAATSGDTETPLLALKLSSTLLFSAATGMSLIMNKIQPSQLAEEQRNATRLFKQLHTQIQTIIALGNPTEKDVKSSMEKVLAIDRAYPLPLLGAMLDKFPAKYEPAVWWPSSQSHRRSKTQESKRTNNGWSEDLEKELREVIEVIKKKDCEDYERLGNIALKVSKSFAIAGPLLSGIAAVGSSFVGNGSLAALVPLMAGSLASAVNAFEHGGQVGMVFEMYRNCGGFFTLLEETIRDTLEEKDIEKRENGEVFEMKVAMKLGRSVSELRRLASKSVSCGMEGMVVDEFASKLF, encoded by the coding sequence ATGGCTTCTTTACGAACCACACCTATACTCTCTTTATCCTCTTCTTCGGTAAGAAAAGTCAACGCTTCTATCCCTTCACCACTCACTTATTCCGTTCCAAAACTGCCATCAAGAACACTCAAGATTCATCAACTTCATGGATCCAAAGACACTATTCCATTGGAGAAGAATCTGATTACCACACAGATATATGAAGATTTATACAGTCCCACCAACAAATCTAATAACCTCACAGTTCAACTCTACGCAATTCTAGAGGAAGTCGCTGACAGAATTCAAATGCACACAAACATTGGCGAACAAAGAAACAACTGGAACACTCTTCTTCTTAACTCCGTCAACATGATCACTCTCACTGCCACAGCCATGGCTGGTGTTGCTGCAGCCACCAGTGGTGACactgagacacctcttttggcCTTGAAACTATCATCCACTCTCTTGTTTTCTGCGGCCACTGGAATGTCACTCATCATGAACAAAATTCAGCCCTCACAACTCGCCGAGGAGCAACGCAATGCTACAAGGCTTTTCAAACAGCTTCATACCCAAATCCAAACCATAATCGCTCTTGGAAATCCCACAGAGAAAGATGTGAAGAGTTCAATGGAGAAGGTGCTGGCAATCGACAGAGCTTACCCACTTCCCTTGTTGGGAGCCATGCTTGACAAGTTTCCCGCAAAATATGAACCTGCAGTCTGGTGGCCTTCGTCTCAGTCCCATAGAAGAAGCAAAACACAAGAGAGCAAAAGGACTAACAATGGATGGAGTGAAGACCTTGAAAAGGAATTGAGAGAAGTGATTGAAGTGATAAAGAAGAAAGACTGTGAGGACTACGAGAGGCTTGGAAACATAGCGTTGAAGGTGAGCAAGAGTTTTGCAATTGCGGGGCCTTTACTGAGTGGGATTGCAGCAGTGGGGTCTTCGTTTGTGGGGAATGGATCATTGGCGGCATTAGTGCCTCTCATGGCTGGCTCATTGGCTTCAGCAGTTAATGCATTTGAGCATGGTGGCCAAGTAGGCATGGTGTTTGAAATGTACAGAAACTGTGGTGGATTCTTCACGCTGTTGGAAGAGACGATTAGGGACACGCTTGAAGAAAAAGACATTGAGAAAAGAGAAAACGGTGAGGTATTTGAAATGAAGGTGGCAATGAAGTTGGGAAGAAGCGTTTCGGAGCTGAGACGCCTTGCCTCAAAATCTGTTTCCTGTGGTATGGAAGGAATGGTCGTAGATGAATTCGCCAGCAAGCTCTTTTAA
- the LOC137839140 gene encoding uncharacterized protein: METPIEQLVKQMSQLTQTVDGKIGQFSANTTTNPKEHCNNITTEGDEKTREENGEMVKIEKENGENRKEGEKCEVVESRVSKELSHSLMHVRKEKKRLFPDKLLPKSYFAGWPEKKSFFEGIKMKICCFEDRDIDLEVESNSFNLKDLPKKFRDPGSFTISVSMGDLFVGNALLDLGSSINLMPLTMLRQIGNLEVKPTKIQLQLADRTVKHPYGMVEDVLIKVDKFMFPVDFVILDMKEDEEVPLILGRPFMKTAKVIVDVKEGEVRNGRQEEISKDGEQLEVSKPKEEVTRHEKLEAKGDWNNQGKPVEEDEYRPGQPIMLTAGRGKGMKKAKKLWVIKELKLDGKIEVKEPYTRKTKVITRALVKWNNYPP; the protein is encoded by the exons ATGGAAACACCTATAGAACAACTAGTTAAACAAATGTCACAACTCACACAAACTGTAGATGGGAAAATTGGCCAATTCTCAGCTAACACTACCACCAACCCCAAGGAGCATTGCAATAACATCACTACCGAGGGTGATGAGAAAACCAGAGAAGAAAATGGTGAGATGGTGAAGATTGAGAAGGAAAATGGAGAAAATAGAAAAGAGGGAGAAAAATGTGAAGTTGTAGAGAGTAGAGTTTCAAAAGAATTATCTCATTCTCTTATGCatgtaagaaaagaaaagaaaagattaTTTCCTGATAAATTGCTTCCAAAAAGTTATTTTGCAGGATGGCCAGAGAAAAAGTCATTTTTTGAAGGAATTAAAATGAAGATATGTTGTTTTGAAGATAGAGATATAGATCTAGAAGTTGAAAGCAATTCTTTTAATCTAAAAGACTTGCCAAAGAAATTCAGGGATCCAGGAAGTTTTACTATTTCTGTGTCAATGGGTGATTTATTTGTGGGTAATGCCTTATTAGATTTAGGGTCAAGTATAAATTTGATGCCACTAACCATGTTAAGACAGATAGGTAACTTGGAGGTTAAACCCACTAAGATACAATTACAATTGGCTGATAGAACGGTGAAACATCCTTATGGTATGGTTGAAGATGTCCTTATAAAGGTAGACAAATTCATGTTCCCGGTAGATTTTGTTATATTggacatgaaagaagatgaggaAGTCCCTTTAATTCTCGGCAGACCTTTCATGAAGACTGCTAAAGTTATAGTAGATGTAAAAGAAGGAGAAGTTAGA AATGGGAGACAAGAGGAAATATCAAAAGATGGTGAGCAGTTGGAGGTCTCAAAGCCAAAGGAGGAAGTTACTCGTCATGAAAAGTTAGAGGCAAAAGGAGACTGGAATAATCAAGGGAAGCCAGTGGAAGAAGATGAATATCGGCCAGGACAACCTATCATGCTCACTGCAGGTAGGGGGAAAGGAATGAAGAAGGCAAAGAAATTGTGGGTCATTAAGGAATTAAAGCTGGATGGAAAAATTGAAGTGAAAGAGCCATATACAAGAAAAACGAAAGTGATAACAAGAGCTCTGGTCAAGTGGAATAATTATCCCCCTTGA